Proteins co-encoded in one Daphnia carinata strain CSIRO-1 chromosome 3, CSIRO_AGI_Dcar_HiC_V3, whole genome shotgun sequence genomic window:
- the LOC130698464 gene encoding WD repeat-containing protein 26-like isoform X2, producing MQQQATTAKNGCSSKDANNGSKNDGGPATESLFGLKDVDGVVGGTKHGGLFAEADQSFAELDGLIQPKTVSKTDQEIVRIIGQHLTSIGLHRSAEVLMQESGCRLDHPAAAKFCQHVMDGDWNKAEMDLSELKNVLVCPQNLVEMKFLLQEQKYLECLEDGRVMEALNVLRHELTPLGHNVARVHELSGFMMCSSGEELRDIARWQGKGHLSRGALMERLQRFLPASIMLPPRRLHALLTQAVDSQKERCPYHNVKSNAPFDNVSLLNDHLCSKEQLPLETLQVLNDHCDEVWFCRFSPDGTKLATGSKDTTVMIWNVDPDNCSLTHLKTLEGHSYGVAYLSWSPDSSHLAACGPDDCPELWVWQVETGQLRTKLSHASEDSLTSCAWHPDGRRFVAGGCRGQFYLCDLEGNVLESWEGVRVQALAWKMDGKTVLAADTHHRIRGYNFDDLTDCNILQEDHPIMSFTVNSTGRLALLNVATQGVHLWDLQDRILVRKYQGLTQGFYTIHSGFGGLGQEFIASGSEDNKVFVWHIRRELPLATLTGHSRTVNCVHWNPRFPHLLASASDDGTVRLWGPSQECRNSATAASTQATTNNAAATASAVTNHSSGSPKPTPSNSGESDGD from the exons ATGCAGCAGCAAGCTACAACA GCCAAGAATGGCTGTTCGTCAAAAGATGCCAACAATGGTAGTAAAAATGATGGTGGCCCCGCTACCGAGTCTCTGTTCGGTTTAAAAGACGTTGACGGCGTTGTGGGAGGCACTAAGCATGGAGGACTGTTCGCTGAAGCTGATCAAAGTTTTGCCGAATTGGATGGACTCATTCAACCCAAAACTGTTTCGAAAACTGACCAGGAAATCGTACGGATAATCGGACAGCATTTGACGTCGATAGGACTGCA TCGGAGCGCCGAAGTCCTTATGCAAGAATCGGGTTGTCGACTAGATCACCCCGCAGCTGCCAAGTTTTGTCAGCACGTCATGGATGGCGATTGGAATAAGGCCGAGATGGATCTGAGTGAACTGAAGAATGTCTTGGTCTGCCCTCAGAATTTGGTCGAAATGAAATTCCTTCTTCAGGAGCAGAAATACCTCGAGTGCCTGGAAGACGGGCGGGTTATGGAGGCGTTGAACGTTCTCCGTCATGAATTGACTCCTCTCGGGCACAACGTCGCTCGCGTTCACGAGCTTTCCGGTTTTATGATGTGCTCGAGTGGTGAAGAATTGCGTGATATTGCTCGATGGCAGGGCAAAGGGCACCTGTCACGGGGAGCTCTCATGGAGAGGCTCCAGCGCTTCTTGCCTGCGTCAATCATGTTACCTCCTAGAAG gCTTCACGCTTTATTAACGCAAGCAGTAGATTCTCAGAAAGAACGTTGTCCTTATCATAATGTGAAATCGAATGCCCCTTTTGACAACGTATCTCTGTTGAATGATCACCTGTGTTCCAA GGAACAACTTCCTCTGGAGACACTGCAAGTTCTCAACGATCACTGTGATGAAGTTTGGTTTTGTCGGTTTTCGCCCGACGGCACCAAACTGGCAACCGGATCCAAAGACACCACTGTGATGATATGGAATGTGGATCCG GATAACTGTTCGCTGACGCATTTGAAAACGCTGGAAGGCCATTCGTACGGCGTAGCTTATTTGTCGTGGAGCCCAGACAGCAGTCATCTGGCTGCATGTGGTCCCGACGACTGCCCAGAACTGTGGGTTTGGCAAGTCGAGACGGGTCAATTGAGGACCAAATTGTCGCACGCCTCTGAGGATTCGCTGACGTCGTGCGCTTGGCATCCGGATGGTAGACGTTTTGTGGCTGGCGGATGTCGTGGACAATTCTATCTCTgc GATTTGGAAGGAAACGTGCTGGAATCTTGGGAGGGAGTTCGAGTTCAAGCGCTGGCCTGGAAGATGGACGGCAAAACTGTGCTGGCTGCCGACACGCATCATCGCATTAGAGGATATAACTTTGATGACCTGACAGACTGCAACAT ACTACAAGAAGATCATCCAATTATGTCGTTCACGGTCAACAGCACAGGCCGTTTGGCTTTGCTCAACGTCGCTACTCAGGGTGTTCACCTGTGGGATCTTCAG GATCGCATTTTGGTGCGCAAGTACCAAGGATTGACCCAAGGTTTCTACACGATCCACTCAGGTTTCGGTGGATTAGGACAGGAATTCATCGCTAGTGGCAGCGAAG ATAACAAAGTTTTCGTGTGGCATATACGTCGTGAGCTACCTCTAGCAACACTGACGGGTCATTCCAGAACGGTCAATTGTGTTCACTGGAACCCGCGCTTCCCTCATCTGCTCGCTTCAGCTTCAGATGACGGCACGGTCCGGCTATGGGGGCCGTCGCAGGAATGCCGCAATTCTGCTACTGCTGCCAGTACACAAGCCACTACAAATAATGCAGCCGCTACTGCATCGGCCGTCACTAATCATTCATCTGGTAGCCCCAAACCCACTCCGTCTAACTCAG GAGAGAGTGATGGGGATTGA
- the LOC130698464 gene encoding WD repeat-containing protein 26-like isoform X1 produces the protein MQQQATTAKNGCSSKDANNGSKNDGGPATESLFGLKDVDGVVGGTKHGGLFAEADQSFAELDGLIQPKTVSKTDQEIVRIIGQHLTSIGLHRSAEVLMQESGCRLDHPAAAKFCQHVMDGDWNKAEMDLSELKNVLVCPQNLVEMKFLLQEQKYLECLEDGRVMEALNVLRHELTPLGHNVARVHELSGFMMCSSGEELRDIARWQGKGHLSRGALMERLQRFLPASIMLPPRRLHALLTQAVDSQKERCPYHNVKSNAPFDNVSLLNDHLCSKEQLPLETLQVLNDHCDEVWFCRFSPDGTKLATGSKDTTVMIWNVDPDNCSLTHLKTLEGHSYGVAYLSWSPDSSHLAACGPDDCPELWVWQVETGQLRTKLSHASEDSLTSCAWHPDGRRFVAGGCRGQFYLCDLEGNVLESWEGVRVQALAWKMDGKTVLAADTHHRIRGYNFDDLTDCNILQEDHPIMSFTVNSTGRLALLNVATQGVHLWDLQDRILVRKYQGLTQGFYTIHSGFGGLGQEFIASGSEDNKVFVWHIRRELPLATLTGHSRTVNCVHWNPRFPHLLASASDDGTVRLWGPSQECRNSATAASTQATTNNAAATASAVTNHSSGSPKPTPSNSGHSSYTGASNGS, from the exons ATGCAGCAGCAAGCTACAACA GCCAAGAATGGCTGTTCGTCAAAAGATGCCAACAATGGTAGTAAAAATGATGGTGGCCCCGCTACCGAGTCTCTGTTCGGTTTAAAAGACGTTGACGGCGTTGTGGGAGGCACTAAGCATGGAGGACTGTTCGCTGAAGCTGATCAAAGTTTTGCCGAATTGGATGGACTCATTCAACCCAAAACTGTTTCGAAAACTGACCAGGAAATCGTACGGATAATCGGACAGCATTTGACGTCGATAGGACTGCA TCGGAGCGCCGAAGTCCTTATGCAAGAATCGGGTTGTCGACTAGATCACCCCGCAGCTGCCAAGTTTTGTCAGCACGTCATGGATGGCGATTGGAATAAGGCCGAGATGGATCTGAGTGAACTGAAGAATGTCTTGGTCTGCCCTCAGAATTTGGTCGAAATGAAATTCCTTCTTCAGGAGCAGAAATACCTCGAGTGCCTGGAAGACGGGCGGGTTATGGAGGCGTTGAACGTTCTCCGTCATGAATTGACTCCTCTCGGGCACAACGTCGCTCGCGTTCACGAGCTTTCCGGTTTTATGATGTGCTCGAGTGGTGAAGAATTGCGTGATATTGCTCGATGGCAGGGCAAAGGGCACCTGTCACGGGGAGCTCTCATGGAGAGGCTCCAGCGCTTCTTGCCTGCGTCAATCATGTTACCTCCTAGAAG gCTTCACGCTTTATTAACGCAAGCAGTAGATTCTCAGAAAGAACGTTGTCCTTATCATAATGTGAAATCGAATGCCCCTTTTGACAACGTATCTCTGTTGAATGATCACCTGTGTTCCAA GGAACAACTTCCTCTGGAGACACTGCAAGTTCTCAACGATCACTGTGATGAAGTTTGGTTTTGTCGGTTTTCGCCCGACGGCACCAAACTGGCAACCGGATCCAAAGACACCACTGTGATGATATGGAATGTGGATCCG GATAACTGTTCGCTGACGCATTTGAAAACGCTGGAAGGCCATTCGTACGGCGTAGCTTATTTGTCGTGGAGCCCAGACAGCAGTCATCTGGCTGCATGTGGTCCCGACGACTGCCCAGAACTGTGGGTTTGGCAAGTCGAGACGGGTCAATTGAGGACCAAATTGTCGCACGCCTCTGAGGATTCGCTGACGTCGTGCGCTTGGCATCCGGATGGTAGACGTTTTGTGGCTGGCGGATGTCGTGGACAATTCTATCTCTgc GATTTGGAAGGAAACGTGCTGGAATCTTGGGAGGGAGTTCGAGTTCAAGCGCTGGCCTGGAAGATGGACGGCAAAACTGTGCTGGCTGCCGACACGCATCATCGCATTAGAGGATATAACTTTGATGACCTGACAGACTGCAACAT ACTACAAGAAGATCATCCAATTATGTCGTTCACGGTCAACAGCACAGGCCGTTTGGCTTTGCTCAACGTCGCTACTCAGGGTGTTCACCTGTGGGATCTTCAG GATCGCATTTTGGTGCGCAAGTACCAAGGATTGACCCAAGGTTTCTACACGATCCACTCAGGTTTCGGTGGATTAGGACAGGAATTCATCGCTAGTGGCAGCGAAG ATAACAAAGTTTTCGTGTGGCATATACGTCGTGAGCTACCTCTAGCAACACTGACGGGTCATTCCAGAACGGTCAATTGTGTTCACTGGAACCCGCGCTTCCCTCATCTGCTCGCTTCAGCTTCAGATGACGGCACGGTCCGGCTATGGGGGCCGTCGCAGGAATGCCGCAATTCTGCTACTGCTGCCAGTACACAAGCCACTACAAATAATGCAGCCGCTACTGCATCGGCCGTCACTAATCATTCATCTGGTAGCCCCAAACCCACTCCGTCTAACTCAG GTCATTCATCGTATACTGGTGCATCGAACGGATCCTAG
- the LOC130698462 gene encoding kielin/chordin-like protein codes for MARSCGVVQLSMATARFFVCFVSAIVLVTSLIGGRGAGFISRHPNGADAIQIASLTATNQNCTNEGQTVVVKIVEEFIPCMTCMCKDGHVQCKKEICPSTDDCYVVLQQNKSAAKCCQVCKGCYYKGVHHQSGSQWNDPDDPCQTMTCQGGVVTVSRQTCRWNDEATSDGHCRQLLPVRPGECCPRCNDCQWNDDAQNGRNVTMVEGQPAVSPDPQTEPCTQCQCLPGGSMMCTRQTCPVLPCPANKALLQPGACCPVCQGVRKEVQPASSAAAVCHMGKKQFELGATFRPDPCTNCTCQPNSTTVCLRDNSRRLGGGSSSSSSSSCPNVHPATITVAPPLLAWPLDAVPSKSSTQPSAMAVVASFQRQQEAAVSSSSSSSSSLLSTRGKVSQQQQQQQQPAMQTPTALPASRPLTCAYRGVTYQNGAGWSLDPCTQCSCSQGEVRCAVQQCPVYRPKDHHRRKMKSSDSDAPSSSSSSASGNNVQSPLQAANGGQACPPGRHPVKEAGQCCPKCVEDDAVCTVFGDPHYRTFDGRVFNFQGACKYLLTSDCRNDSFSVRVTNDARSSRSFSWTKTVTLTIEDLKVTLGQNMKVKVNHKRVSLPFVSLGVLSVVQEGYSVVVRTNLGVKLLWDGESFLEVTVPPAFKRRLCGLCGNFNGRRRDDLRMRSGQLATSVEQFGASWKVGGPKSCSSGPSPGGQQRPPPSSSADRSSQRRLQQQQQQQQQHPNQLASTSSSASLSASSVAIASKKTTASAAEEPLCQRQWHIRIRAVRECSVLKAATFAQCHPQVSPVRYFKSCLLDMCECPSGKQCYCEALTAYAHECARHGVTQIDPKWREVTACTGHHHSGGSTRLHPTT; via the exons CCAGTTTAACGGCGACCAATCAAAACTGCACCAACGAGGGACAAACGGTGGTCGTGAAAATCGTCGAAGAATTCATCCCCTGCATGACCTGCATGTGCAAG GATGGCCACGTCCAGTGCAAGAAGGAAATCTGCCCGAGTACCGACGACTGTTACGTCGTGTTGCAACAGAACAAGAGCGCCGCCAAATGCTGCCAAGTCTGCAAAG gttgcTATTACAAAGGGGTTCACCATCAGAGCGGCAGCCAGTGGAACGATCCCGACGATCCCTGTCAg ACGATGACATGTCAGGGCGGTGTAGTAACCGTGTCTCGTCAAACGTGTCGCTGGAACGACGAGGCGACAAGCGACGGCCATTGCCGACAGTTGCTGCCAGTCAGGCCGGGCGAGTGCTGCCCGCGCTGCAACGACTGCCAGTGGAACGACGACGCGCAAAATGGACGCAACGTGACGATGGTGGAAGGTCAGCCGGCCGTCAGTCCCGACCCGCAAACAGAGCCGTGCACGCAGTGCCAATGTCTGCCCGGTGGCTCCATGATGTGCACGCGGCAGACGTGCCCCGTCCTGCCCTGTCCGGCTAACAAAGCCCTGCTCCAGCCGGGCGCTTGCTGCCCCGTCTGCCAAGGTGTGCGCAAAGAAGTGCAGCCGGCCTCGTCTGCCGCCGCCGTTTGCCACATGGGCAAGAAGCAATTTGAATTGGGCGCCACATTCCGGCCGGATCCGTGCACGAATTGCACGTGCCAGCCGAACTCGACGACCGTCTGTCTGCGTGACAACAGCAGACGACTCGGTGGCggttcgtcgtcgtcgtcgtcgtcgtcgtgcCCGAACGTTCACCCGGCCACCATCACGGTGGCTCCGCCCCTTTTGGCTTGGCCGCTCGACGCCGTGCCATCGAAATCGTCGACCCAACCGTCGGCCATGGCCGTCGTCGCTTCGTTTCAAAGGCAACAAGAAGCCGccgtctcttcttcttcttcttcttcttcttcgttgctTTCCACTCGCGGCAAAGTgtcgcaacaacaacaacagcaacaacaacctgCCATGCAAACGCCGACGGCGTTGCCGGCATCACGACCCCTCACCTGCGCCTATCGTGGCGTCACTTATCAG aacggAGCTGGTTGGTCGCTGGATCCTTGTACGCAGTGCAGCTGTTCGCAGGGCGAAGTCCGCTGCGCCGTCCAGCAATGCCCCGTCTACCGGCCTAAAGATCATCACCGACGCAAAATGAAATCGAGCGATTCCGACGCTCCTTCCTCATCGTCATCGTCGGCCAGTGGCAACAACGTCCAGTCACCGCTACAGGCAGCCAACGGCGGACAAGCGTGTCCGCCCGGCCGCCATCCCGTCAAAGAAGCGGGCCAGTGTTGCCCGAAATGCGTGGAAGACGACGCCGTGTGCACGGTCTTTGGCGATCCTCATTACCGCACCTTCGATGGACGTGTCTTTAATTTCCAAGGTGCGTGCAAGTACCTGCTGACGTCCGACTGCCGCAACGACAGTTTTTCCGTCCGGGTCACCAACGACGCCCGTTCGTCGCGTTCCTTTTCCTGGACAAAAACCGTCACGCTCAcc ATCGAAGATTTGAAAGTGACGCTCGGACAAAACATGAAAGTCAAGGTGAACCACAAACGCGTCTCTTTGCCTTTTGTCAGTCTCGGCGTCCTCTCCGTCGTCCAGGAGGGTTACAGCGTCGTCGTCAGAACGAATCTCG GTGTGAAATTGCTGTGGGACGGCGAGAGCTTTTTAGAAGTGACGGTGCCGCCCGCGTTCAAGCGGCGCCTCTGCGGCCTGTGCGGCAATTTCAACGGCAGGCGGCGCGACGATCTGCGCATGCGGTCCGGTCAATTGGCCACCAGCGTCGAACAGTTTGGCGCCTCTTGGAAAGTGGGCGGACCCAAGTCTTGCAGTAGCGGGCCCAGCCCAGGTGGCCAACAGCGACCACCGCCTTCCAGTTCGGCCGATCGCTCAAGTCAGCGTCGcttgcagcaacaacaacaacaacaacaacagcatccCAATCAATTGGCCAGCACGTCGTCGTCCGCCTCCCTGTCCGCTTCGTCTGTTGCTATCGCTAGCAAAAAAACGACGGCCAGCGCAGCAGAAGAGCCGCTCTGCCAACGACAGTGGCACATCCGCATCAGGGCCGTCCGTGAGTGCAGCGTCCTCAAAGCGGCCACCTTCGCCCAGTGCCATCCGCAAGTCAGTCCCGTTCGCTATTTCAA ATCGTGCCTGCTGGACATGTGCGAATGCCCGTCCGGCAAACAGTGCTACTGCGAGGCGTTGACGGCCTACGCCCACGAATGCGCCCGACACGGCGTCACGCAGATCGACCCCAAGTGGCGCGAGGTCACGGCCTGCACGGGCCACCATCACTCGGGTGGCAGCACTCGACTTCATCCCACCACTTGA